The Chrysemys picta bellii isolate R12L10 chromosome 5, ASM1138683v2, whole genome shotgun sequence genome includes a window with the following:
- the WFS1 gene encoding wolframin isoform X4 codes for MQLLLWAIVRVIRNLVHLQEIHCPLQLFPHQLPAILTAGTELKEAMGKHYLKLAEEQDEELNNCSAVDWLILAAKQGRREAVKLLRRCLADRRGITSENEQEVKKLSSETDLERAVRKAALVMYWKLNPKKKKQLAVSELLENVGQVDNEDGEKQPGPVPKSVQKQRRMLERLVSSESKNYIALDDFVEITKKYAKGIIPTNLFVQEDDDDELAGKSPEELPLRLKVVKYPLHAIMEIKEYLIDIASKAGMHWLSTIIPTHHINALIFFFIISNLTIDFFAFFIPLVIFYLSFISMVICTLKVFQDSKAWENFRTLTDLLLRFEPNLDVEQAEVNFGWNHLEPYVYFLLSVFFVIFSFPIASKDFIPCSELATISVFFTVTSYMSLSTCAEPYTRRALMTEVAAGSLSLLQILPINLGYFKFLGKTFFTFPIGHFFILNVSIPCLLFLYLFYLFFRMAQLRNFKGTYCYLVPYLVCFMWCELSVVILQESSCIGLIRASVGYFLFLFALPVLIIGIAFMCLVHIIKWFISLELMKIVVTLVLCGIPLFLRWWTKTNFSMVEMIKSLTRSSIVKLILVWITAVVLFCWFYVYRSEGMKVYNSTLTWNQYGFVCGPRSWKETNMARTQIICSHLEGHRVTWTGRFKYVRVTEIDNSAESAINMLPLFIGDWIRCLYGETYPVCDPKNVTMEEEELCRLKYLTKYDCHMKKFDRYKFELTVGMPFNGKNGTKAVEEEDITKDIVLKASNEFKKVLLNLRQGSIIEFSTILEGRLGSKWPVFELKAITCLNCMSKLTPAGRHVKIEHDWRSTVQKAIKFAFDFFFSPFLSVAY; via the exons ATGGGAAAACACTACCTGAAATTAGCAGAAGAACAGGATGAAGAACTCAACAATTGTAGTGCTGTTGACTGGTTGATTCTTGCTGCTAAGCAGGGTCGAAGGGAAGCTGTCAAACTGTTGCGGAGATGCTTAGCAGACAGAAGAG GCATCACTTCTGAGAATGAGCAAGAAGTGAAGAAATTATCATCTGAGACTGATCTGGAGAGAGCTGTGAGAAAAGCTGCCTTAGTTATGTATTGGAAATTAAATCCAAAGAAGAAGAAGCAGTTAGCAGTTTCTGAACTGCTGGAGAATGTTGGGCAAGTTGACAATGAAG ATGGTGAAAAACAACCTGGCCCAGTTCCAAAGTCTGTACAGAAGCAAAGAAGAATGCTGGAACGATTAGTAAGCAGTGAAT CTAAGAACTATattgctttggatgattttgttgaAATAACCAAGAAGTATGCAAAGGGAATCATCCCAACTAACCTGTTTGTGCaggaggatgatgatgatgaattggCTGGAAAGAGTCCCGAGGAACTACCACTGCGACTAAAG gTTGTAAAATATCCACTTCATGCCATTATGGAAATTAAAGAGTACCTTATAGATATTGCATCTAAGGCAGGAATGCATTGGCTGTCTACTATTATTCCAACACACCACATCAATGCCCTCATCTTCTTCTTCATCATCAGTAATCTGACAATTGATTTTTTTGCCTTCTTTATCCCATTAGTCATCTTCTATCTGTCCTTCATTTCCATGGTGATTTGCACACTGAAAGTCTTTCAAGACAGTAAGGCCTGGGAAAACTTTCGCACCCTGACTGACTTATTGCTTCGTTTCGAGCCAAATCTAGATGTTGAGCAAGCAGAAGTGAACTTTGGGTGGAATCATTTAGAGCCATACGTTTACTTTTTGCTCTCCGTTTTCTTTGTCATTTTTTCCTTCCCTATAGCAAGCAAAGACTTCATACCATGCTCAGAGTTGGCTACCATCTCTGTTTTTTTCACAGTCACAAGTTATATGAGTTTAAGCACTTGTGCAGAACCCTACACACGAAGAGCTTTAATGACTGAGGTGGCTGCTGGCTCCCTCTCTCTATTGCAGATACTACCTATAAATTTGGGCTATTTCAAATTCTTAGGTAAAACCTTCTTTACTTTTCCTATAGGCCACTTCTTCATACTAAATGTGAGCATCCCATGCCTTCTGTTCCTGTACTTGTTCTATCTCTTTTTTAGAATGGCACAACTGCGGAATTTTAAAGGCACCTACTGTTACCTGGTTCCCTACCTAGTGTGTTTCATGTGGTGTGAACTCTCAGTGGTTATTCTGCAAGAGTCCTCCTGCATTGGTCTCATTCGTGCATCAGTTGGctattttctgtttctctttgcaCTCCCAGTTCTAATCATAGGCATTGCATTCATGTGTCTTGTGCACATCATAAAGTGGTTCATATCTTTGGAGCTCATGAAGATTGTGGTGACTCTTGTGTTGTGTGGTATTCCTTTGTTTTTACGATGGTGGACAAAAACTAACTTCTCCATGGTTGAAATGATAAAATCCCTAACCAGGAGTTCTATTGTGAAACTCATTTTGGTGTGGATTACAGCTGTAGTGTTGTTCTGTTGGTTCTATGTGTACCGATCAGAGGGAATGAAAGTCTACAACTCTACCTTGACATGGAATCAGTATGGCTTCGTCTGTGGACCCCGGTCATGGAAGGAGACTAACATGGCACGCACCCAAATTATATGTAGTCATCTGGAAGGACATAGAGTTACATGGACTGGGCGGTTCAAATATGTCAGGGTTACAGAAATTGACAATAGTGCAGAATCTGCAATAAACATGCTTCCGCTTTTTATTGGTGATTGGATTAGATGTTTGTATGGTGAAACCTACCCTGTGTGTGACCCAAAAAATGTtaccatggaggaggaggaactgTGTCGTCTCAAGTATCTGACAAAGTATGACTGTCACATGAAAAAGTTTGATCGATACAAATTCGAATTAACTGTGGGCATGCCTTTCAATGGCAAAAATGGAACTAAAGCTGTAGAGGAGGAGGATATAACCAAAGATATTGTGCTGAAGGCAAGCAACGAGTTTAAGAAAGTGTTGTTGAACTTAAGGCAAGGAAGTATAATTGAATTCAGCACAATTCTGGAGGGTCGTCTTGGCAGCAAGTGGCCTGTCTTTGAACTGAAAGCAATCACTTGCTTAAATTGCATGTCTAAACTTACACCCGCAGGAAGGCATGTGAAAATAGAGCATGACTGGAGAAGCACAGTGCAAAAAGCCATTAAATTTGCTTTcgattttttcttttctccattcCTGTCAGTTGCATATTGA